One Megalopta genalis isolate 19385.01 chromosome 11, iyMegGena1_principal, whole genome shotgun sequence genomic region harbors:
- the Marf1 gene encoding meiosis regulator and mRNA stability factor 1-like protein isoform X2 has translation MAGQENTKNYHALCANDKDEIEGLNERLLQLLSAQKVLSQNDESNISQTLSDSNTNNCRFENESKASNWPLFSQHRHDCSLLHHNSVTKLPTLPAYLPPIGVFWDIENCQVPKGKSAIAATQVIRDKFFSRYKEAEFIVVCDVWKETSQVVKELNDAQVNLIHVSGSCKNAADEKLKQSIRRFADIHGSPATVILISSDINFAADLSDLRYRKKIHVILLHSRNTSDALIFCANEHYDFFELMESLPSSTIEVTAFYDLLVCNLPKDKDVLCIKRRLKQLSENCGGRVVEVQSTNAVGSETYGWRICPWFENFGKISEGERKLFSEISRNRAVSESEIPISSSKQMYSASASVTGGRALPMPHYQSSSPVIGSYASAWSAHCAPVSAPPGLILPPPIFIGRPYSSNNNVTFNRTYNELARVQSPLFWQISGSQQFGHMWEEQYKVEKKLLSRRIHIPQARDNTITNNVSSRTPESLRRMRGAHNSFVQSTEWTGPRQQHPLLNVSANFNGNGHSQSNSFRRRSPSPMCDLQLRERNQWGGQNQQSTSVRNVRTPSPYENSVQITNQQNNYTSPYQPSDAENEEVEKFFNPISSQNGSSISNETCTPIELQVTNLDQSIIPKKMRHMLASIFLEHVMVLNVSIFTQSDGNFAASVKVPSLSDAQYAISQLHRRKVGYKRILIAYAHSGRASPQVIRAQIVMLLQEVPGHKLPLFKFREMYESRFMISISVSELYKMKDVCIVTENPGGRMVSLNPDHRNTPSPSLNTTVQEEQQVELPYCAIHMIKPWSDKGWAEQKVASLPNVNISLKVLDSRIYQLLSTHNGSLPLPSLPNCYEAEFKEKLQVIENGVPLEHLVSCLPCVELKQGMGSVKYLIWTGNKSHDNNHEENKCVSPPLANQLALFSRELVDLLKTAPHCQLPFNRFIPAYHHHFGRQCRVADYGFTKLIDLLEALTHTVQVMGEGNNRVVTLSHRAQVRRFTSDLLRVLKSKASKQVALSEFPSVYARVIAKPWDIVDYGVCEINDILSEVSENTVVVTTINGGDKMIAIPKREQTAEEIERTKQFAVEVVELLRHAPHCRMQFNKFVPSYHHHFGHQCRVSDYGFTKLIELFEAIPDVVKIEDSNSGERQISLTEKEGVRVLSEQMSKLIVRSKGCLSISNIPQCFLRQFGYALKPELFDCASIQQLMQKLGDTVKVMYLATGPVVTMIDKSHLQELTLQCRRVLMEKPEHRTTLKEFQQLYSQYYLKLCNMDEVKQNLSNVVRFTTVDNEEYIELSPLHCFACDLYRVMMNYGGTLRLPQFESAYLTSTGSVCKPAKYGFSTVFALLQALSCTVTIQLTHRKKTIIHLNKKLAAVGIPLPAPASTSVSSYRDTDSSNESFESDTSSRVNVSNNPLSCSLKWSEQNTEIQVPWKQCDETALWSKESDTYWKMSTSKDQLIDWSLQESGSEIFLKSLMRTPIVSSTFPPPPPKPDSPPEENKDRWESSVWTTPTKFTYPQDEHTNVQVPPLTLPPSWSQIVSGDSASNLLSPTKNLLTAAANPLNPRTSPYFFSKRNLVVAPHPSELPLPSLSLTPKKNVLTENIISTQIFGDKQEKRVNKSTDIIGSKNSDNDSSNAEIDDTDNEKQITPTKQSFTGKRRLAAQFNRPIES, from the exons ATGGCAGGCCAAGAAAACACTAAAAATTATCATGCACTCTGTGCAAACGATAAAGATGAAATTGAAGGTCTTAACGAAAGGTTGTTACAGTTATTATCTGCACAAAAAGTTTTGTCGCAAAATGATGAAAGCAACATATCACAAACATTGAGTGATAGTAATACCAATAATTGTAGATTTGAGAATGAAAGTAAAGCATCCAATTGGCCATTGTTTAGCCAACATAGACATGATTGTTCTCTTTTACATCATAATAGTGTAACCAAATTGCCAACTTTACCAGCATATCTACCACCTATTGGAGTATTTTGGGACATAGAAAATTGTCAG GTTCCTAAAGGAAAGTCTGCTATAGCAGCAACACAAGTAATTAGAGATAAATTTTTTAGTAGGTACAAAGAAGCAGAATTTATCGTTGTTTGTGATGTTTGGAAGGAGACTAGTCAGGTTGTGAAAGAATTAAATGATGCTCAG GTTAATTTAATACATGTTTCTGGAAGCTGTAAAAATGCTGCAGATGAAAAGTTAAAGCAGTCCATAAGGAGGTTTGCAGATATACATGGAAGTCCAGCAACTGTGATTTTAATATCTAGTGATATTAATTTTGCTGCTGATCTCAGCGATTTACGTTATAGAAAAAAGATCCACGTAATACTATTGCACAGTAGGAATACCTCTGATGCATTAATATTCTGTGCCAATGAGCATTATGATTTTTTTGAACTTATGGAATCACTGCCGTCCAGTACTATAGAG GTTACTGCATTTTATGACCTCCTAGTTTGTAATCTCCCTAAAGATAAAGATGTTTTGTGCATTAAGCGTCGTCTTAAACAATTGTCAGAAAACTGTGGTGGACGGGTAGTGGAAGTCCAATCGACTAATGCAGTT GGCTCAGAAACGTATGGATGGAGAATTTGTCCTTGGTTCGAAAATTTCGGTAAAATTTCCGAAGGAGAAAGGAAATTATTTTCAGAAATTTCAAG AAATCGTGCAGTGAGTGAATCAGAAATTCCAATTAGTTCCTCAAAACAAATGTATAGTGCGAGTGCTTCTGTAACGGGTGGAAGAGCACTTCCAATGCCACATTATCAATCATCATCTCCAGTTATTGGATCATATGCTTCAGCCTGGAGTGCTCATTGTGCTCCTGTCTCTGCTCCGCCAGG GTTGATTCTACCACCACCAATATTCATTGGGAGACCGTATTCgagtaataataatgtaacattTAATAGAACCTATAATGAACTTGCAAGGGTCCAATCTCCATTATTTTGGCAAATCTCCGGTTCCCAACAATTTGGTCATATGTGGGAGGAGCAGTATAAA GTGGAGAAGAAATTACTTAGTAGAAGAATTCATATCCCGCAGGCTCGGGATAATACAATCACAAATAATGTATCCTCTCGAACTCCAGAGAGCTTGAGACGTATGCGAGGAGCACATAACTCTTTTGTCCAATCTACAGAATGGACAGGTCCGAGACAGCAGCATCCTCTGTTAAATGTTTCAGCGAATTTCAATGGAAACGGGCACTCTCAATCAAATTCGTTCAGACGTCGCAGTCCATCGCCAATGTGCGATCTACAACTGCGAGAACGAAATCAGTGGGGTGGACAG AATCAACAATCTACGTCTGTGCGAAATGTTAGAACACCGTCGCCGTACGAAAATTCTGTACAAATAACCAACCAGCAAAATAATTACACGTCTCCTTATCAACCAAGCGATGCAGAGAACGAAGAAGTGGAG AAATTCTTCAATCCAATCAGTAGTCAAAATGGAAGTTCAATAAGCAACGAAACTTGCACGCCTATTGAATTGCAAGTAACAAATTTAGATCAAAGTATTATTCCAAAAAAGATGAGGCACATGCTTGCCTCAATCTTTCTGGAGCATGTAATG GTATTAAACGTCTCGATTTTCACACAATCCGATGGCAATTTTGCTGCCAGCGTCAAAGTGCCTTCTTTGTCAGACGCTCAATACGCAATTTCTCAATTACATCGACGCAAAGTTGGCTATAAACGTATTTTAATAGCATACGCTCATAGCGGTAGAGCAAGTCCTCAAGTAATACGAGCTCAGATTGTGATGTTATTGCAAGAAGTACCAGGACATAAGCTTCCGCTTTTCAAATTCCGTGAAATGTATGAGAGTCGTTTCATGATTTCCATCAGCGTTTCGGAACTCTACAAAATGAAAGATGTTTGTATCGTCACCGAGAATCCTGGTGGTAGGATGGTTTCTCTGAATCCAGATCACCGGAATACTCCATCACCTAGTCTCAATACTACGGTTCAG gaagaacaacaagtggAACTACCGTATTGCGCCATTCATATGATAAAGCCATGGTCGGATAAAGGATGGGCCGAGCAGAAAGTAGCATCGCTTCCTAATGTAAACATTTCTTTGAAAGTTCTCGACTCACGCATATATCAGTTGCTAAGCACACATAACGGAAGTTTACCACTGCCTag CTTGCCAAATTGCTATGAGGCCGAATTCAAAGAAAAGCTACAAGTTATTGAGAACGGAGTACCTTTAGAACATTTGGTATCTTGTTTGCCTTGCGTAGAATTGAAGCAAGGCATGGGCAGCGTTAAATATCTTATTTGGACAGGGAATAAATCTCATGATAATAATCATGAAG AAAACAAATGTGTAAGTCCTCCACTTGCTAATCAATTAGCACTATTCAGTCGCGAGTTGGTCGACCTTTTGAAAACTGCTCCTCACTGTCAATTGCCGTTTAATCGATTTATACCAGCGTATCACCATCACTTTGGACGACAATGTAGAGTTGCGGATTACGGATTCACTAAACTTATCGACTTATTGGAAGCGCTTACACATACTGTACAG GTGATGGGTGAAGGAAACAATCGTGTGGTAACATTGTCCCACCGAGCCCAAGTGCGTCGCTTTACTTCTGATTTGTTGCGAGTCCTAAAATCGAAAGCCAGCAAACAAGTAGCACTATCCGAATTTCCGAGCGTTTATGCTAGAGTAATAG CCAAACCATGGGACATTGTAGATTATGGAGTTTGCGAGATTAACGACATTCTTAGCGAAGTGTCTGAAAACACTGTCGTCGTCACCACGATCAACGGCGGAGATAAAATGATAGCAATACCAAAACGAGAACAAACTGCGGAAGAGATTGAACGAACGAAGCAATTCGCTGTAGAG GTTGTGGAATTATTACGACACGCGCCACACTGTAGGATGCAGTTTAATAAATTTGTGCCCTCGTACCATCATCATTTTGGCCATCAGTGTCGTGTGTCCGATTACGGTTTTACCAAATTGATCGAGCTGTTCGAGGCCATACCGGATGTGGTCAAGATCGAAGACAGCAATTCAGGAGAACGACAGATCTCCCTGACGGAAAAGGAAGGCGTCCGCGTACTTTCCGAACAAATGTCGAAACTGATCGTACGATCAAAAGGTTGTCTTAGTATCTCCAACATTCCACAATGTTTTCTCAGACAGTTTGGTTACGCGCTGAAACCAGAATTATTCGATTGCGCATCTATCCAGCAACTTATGCAGAAGCTTGGAGATACAGTGAAG GTGATGTATTTGGCGACTGGCCCGGTAGTTACGATGATAGATAAGTCTCATTTGCAAGAATTAACTTTACAATGTCGTCGGGTATTGATGGAGAAACCTGAACACAGAACGACGCTCAAAGAGTTCCAACAATTGTACAGCCAGtattatttgaaactatgcaACATGGACGAAGTGAAACAAAATCTGTCGAACGTTGTTCGG TTTACAACAGTCGATAACGAGGAATATATAGAGCTCAGTCCATTACATTGTTTCGCTTGTGACTTATACCGTGTGATGATGAATTATGGTGGAACATTGAGGCTTCCGCAATTCGAGAGTGCATATTTGACAAGTACAGGTTCTGTTTGTAAGCCTGCAAAATATGGGTTCTCAACGGTGTTCGCACTTTTGCAAGCCTTGTCTTGTACAGTTACGATACAGTTAACGCATCGTAAGAAAACAATTATACACCTAAACAAGAAACTTGCTG CTGTTGGTATACCATTGCCGGCACCCGCTTCTACATCGGTATCGTCGTATCGTGATACGGATTCCAGCAACGAATCGTTCGAAAGCGATACCTCATCCCGTGTCAACGTTTCCAACAATCCATTATCCTGCTCATTAAAATGGTCCGAACAAAATACTGAAATTCAGGTTCCTTGGAAGCAATGCGATGAAACCGCTCTTTGGTCCAAGGAATCTGACACGTACTGGAAGATGTCGACGTCGAAAGATCAATTGATCGATTGGTCGTTGCAAGAGAGTGGAAGCGAAATCTTTCTCAAAAGCTTGATGCGTACTCCTATCGTATCATCCACTTTTCCGCCACCGCCACCAAAACCAGATTCGCCGCCCGAG GAGAACAAAGATCGGTGGGAATCTTCAGTGTGGACGACTCCCACCAAATTCACGTATCCACAGGATGAACATACCAATGTACAA GTTCCTCCGCTAACCCTGCCTCCCTCTTGGAGTCAAATTGTGTCCGGTGATAGCGCATCCAACTTGCTATCACCAACAAAGAATCTGCTAACGGCTGCTGCAAATCCTTTGAATCCACGCACATCCCCTTACTTTTTCTCGAAACGCAACTTGGTTGTGGCTCCTCATCCTTCCGAACTGCCACTACCTTCCTTATCATTAACTCCAAAGAAGAACGTGTTAACAGAAAACATTATTAGCACACAAATCTTCGGGGACAAGCAAGAGAAACGTGTCAATAAATCAACAGATATAATTGGCTCTAAGAATTCTGACAACGATAGCAGCAACGCGGAGATCGATGATACCGATAACGAGAAACAAATCACTCCCACGAAGCAAT CGTTCACAGGGAAACGTCGCTTAGCTGCTCAGTTTAATCGACCCATCGAATCTTAA
- the Marf1 gene encoding meiosis regulator and mRNA stability factor 1-like protein isoform X4, which produces MAGQENTKNYHALCANDKDEIEGLNERLLQLLSAQKVLSQNDESNISQTLSDSNTNNCRFENESKASNWPLFSQHRHDCSLLHHNSVTKLPTLPAYLPPIGVFWDIENCQVPKGKSAIAATQVIRDKFFSRYKEAEFIVVCDVWKETSQVVKELNDAQVNLIHVSGSCKNAADEKLKQSIRRFADIHGSPATVILISSDINFAADLSDLRYRKKIHVILLHSRNTSDALIFCANEHYDFFELMESLPSSTIEGSETYGWRICPWFENFGKISEGERKLFSEISRNRAVSESEIPISSSKQMYSASASVTGGRALPMPHYQSSSPVIGSYASAWSAHCAPVSAPPGLILPPPIFIGRPYSSNNNVTFNRTYNELARVQSPLFWQISGSQQFGHMWEEQYKVEKKLLSRRIHIPQARDNTITNNVSSRTPESLRRMRGAHNSFVQSTEWTGPRQQHPLLNVSANFNGNGHSQSNSFRRRSPSPMCDLQLRERNQWGGQNQQSTSVRNVRTPSPYENSVQITNQQNNYTSPYQPSDAENEEVEKFFNPISSQNGSSISNETCTPIELQVTNLDQSIIPKKMRHMLASIFLEHVMVLNVSIFTQSDGNFAASVKVPSLSDAQYAISQLHRRKVGYKRILIAYAHSGRASPQVIRAQIVMLLQEVPGHKLPLFKFREMYESRFMISISVSELYKMKDVCIVTENPGGRMVSLNPDHRNTPSPSLNTTVQEEQQVELPYCAIHMIKPWSDKGWAEQKVASLPNVNISLKVLDSRIYQLLSTHNGSLPLPSLPNCYEAEFKEKLQVIENGVPLEHLVSCLPCVELKQGMGSVKYLIWTGNKSHDNNHEENKCVSPPLANQLALFSRELVDLLKTAPHCQLPFNRFIPAYHHHFGRQCRVADYGFTKLIDLLEALTHTVQVMGEGNNRVVTLSHRAQVRRFTSDLLRVLKSKASKQVALSEFPSVYARVIAKPWDIVDYGVCEINDILSEVSENTVVVTTINGGDKMIAIPKREQTAEEIERTKQFAVEVVELLRHAPHCRMQFNKFVPSYHHHFGHQCRVSDYGFTKLIELFEAIPDVVKIEDSNSGERQISLTEKEGVRVLSEQMSKLIVRSKGCLSISNIPQCFLRQFGYALKPELFDCASIQQLMQKLGDTVKVMYLATGPVVTMIDKSHLQELTLQCRRVLMEKPEHRTTLKEFQQLYSQYYLKLCNMDEVKQNLSNVVRFTTVDNEEYIELSPLHCFACDLYRVMMNYGGTLRLPQFESAYLTSTGSVCKPAKYGFSTVFALLQALSCTVTIQLTHRKKTIIHLNKKLAAVGIPLPAPASTSVSSYRDTDSSNESFESDTSSRVNVSNNPLSCSLKWSEQNTEIQVPWKQCDETALWSKESDTYWKMSTSKDQLIDWSLQESGSEIFLKSLMRTPIVSSTFPPPPPKPDSPPEENKDRWESSVWTTPTKFTYPQDEHTNVQVPPLTLPPSWSQIVSGDSASNLLSPTKNLLTAAANPLNPRTSPYFFSKRNLVVAPHPSELPLPSLSLTPKKNVLTENIISTQIFGDKQEKRVNKSTDIIGSKNSDNDSSNAEIDDTDNEKQITPTKQSFTGKRRLAAQFNRPIES; this is translated from the exons ATGGCAGGCCAAGAAAACACTAAAAATTATCATGCACTCTGTGCAAACGATAAAGATGAAATTGAAGGTCTTAACGAAAGGTTGTTACAGTTATTATCTGCACAAAAAGTTTTGTCGCAAAATGATGAAAGCAACATATCACAAACATTGAGTGATAGTAATACCAATAATTGTAGATTTGAGAATGAAAGTAAAGCATCCAATTGGCCATTGTTTAGCCAACATAGACATGATTGTTCTCTTTTACATCATAATAGTGTAACCAAATTGCCAACTTTACCAGCATATCTACCACCTATTGGAGTATTTTGGGACATAGAAAATTGTCAG GTTCCTAAAGGAAAGTCTGCTATAGCAGCAACACAAGTAATTAGAGATAAATTTTTTAGTAGGTACAAAGAAGCAGAATTTATCGTTGTTTGTGATGTTTGGAAGGAGACTAGTCAGGTTGTGAAAGAATTAAATGATGCTCAG GTTAATTTAATACATGTTTCTGGAAGCTGTAAAAATGCTGCAGATGAAAAGTTAAAGCAGTCCATAAGGAGGTTTGCAGATATACATGGAAGTCCAGCAACTGTGATTTTAATATCTAGTGATATTAATTTTGCTGCTGATCTCAGCGATTTACGTTATAGAAAAAAGATCCACGTAATACTATTGCACAGTAGGAATACCTCTGATGCATTAATATTCTGTGCCAATGAGCATTATGATTTTTTTGAACTTATGGAATCACTGCCGTCCAGTACTATAGAG GGCTCAGAAACGTATGGATGGAGAATTTGTCCTTGGTTCGAAAATTTCGGTAAAATTTCCGAAGGAGAAAGGAAATTATTTTCAGAAATTTCAAG AAATCGTGCAGTGAGTGAATCAGAAATTCCAATTAGTTCCTCAAAACAAATGTATAGTGCGAGTGCTTCTGTAACGGGTGGAAGAGCACTTCCAATGCCACATTATCAATCATCATCTCCAGTTATTGGATCATATGCTTCAGCCTGGAGTGCTCATTGTGCTCCTGTCTCTGCTCCGCCAGG GTTGATTCTACCACCACCAATATTCATTGGGAGACCGTATTCgagtaataataatgtaacattTAATAGAACCTATAATGAACTTGCAAGGGTCCAATCTCCATTATTTTGGCAAATCTCCGGTTCCCAACAATTTGGTCATATGTGGGAGGAGCAGTATAAA GTGGAGAAGAAATTACTTAGTAGAAGAATTCATATCCCGCAGGCTCGGGATAATACAATCACAAATAATGTATCCTCTCGAACTCCAGAGAGCTTGAGACGTATGCGAGGAGCACATAACTCTTTTGTCCAATCTACAGAATGGACAGGTCCGAGACAGCAGCATCCTCTGTTAAATGTTTCAGCGAATTTCAATGGAAACGGGCACTCTCAATCAAATTCGTTCAGACGTCGCAGTCCATCGCCAATGTGCGATCTACAACTGCGAGAACGAAATCAGTGGGGTGGACAG AATCAACAATCTACGTCTGTGCGAAATGTTAGAACACCGTCGCCGTACGAAAATTCTGTACAAATAACCAACCAGCAAAATAATTACACGTCTCCTTATCAACCAAGCGATGCAGAGAACGAAGAAGTGGAG AAATTCTTCAATCCAATCAGTAGTCAAAATGGAAGTTCAATAAGCAACGAAACTTGCACGCCTATTGAATTGCAAGTAACAAATTTAGATCAAAGTATTATTCCAAAAAAGATGAGGCACATGCTTGCCTCAATCTTTCTGGAGCATGTAATG GTATTAAACGTCTCGATTTTCACACAATCCGATGGCAATTTTGCTGCCAGCGTCAAAGTGCCTTCTTTGTCAGACGCTCAATACGCAATTTCTCAATTACATCGACGCAAAGTTGGCTATAAACGTATTTTAATAGCATACGCTCATAGCGGTAGAGCAAGTCCTCAAGTAATACGAGCTCAGATTGTGATGTTATTGCAAGAAGTACCAGGACATAAGCTTCCGCTTTTCAAATTCCGTGAAATGTATGAGAGTCGTTTCATGATTTCCATCAGCGTTTCGGAACTCTACAAAATGAAAGATGTTTGTATCGTCACCGAGAATCCTGGTGGTAGGATGGTTTCTCTGAATCCAGATCACCGGAATACTCCATCACCTAGTCTCAATACTACGGTTCAG gaagaacaacaagtggAACTACCGTATTGCGCCATTCATATGATAAAGCCATGGTCGGATAAAGGATGGGCCGAGCAGAAAGTAGCATCGCTTCCTAATGTAAACATTTCTTTGAAAGTTCTCGACTCACGCATATATCAGTTGCTAAGCACACATAACGGAAGTTTACCACTGCCTag CTTGCCAAATTGCTATGAGGCCGAATTCAAAGAAAAGCTACAAGTTATTGAGAACGGAGTACCTTTAGAACATTTGGTATCTTGTTTGCCTTGCGTAGAATTGAAGCAAGGCATGGGCAGCGTTAAATATCTTATTTGGACAGGGAATAAATCTCATGATAATAATCATGAAG AAAACAAATGTGTAAGTCCTCCACTTGCTAATCAATTAGCACTATTCAGTCGCGAGTTGGTCGACCTTTTGAAAACTGCTCCTCACTGTCAATTGCCGTTTAATCGATTTATACCAGCGTATCACCATCACTTTGGACGACAATGTAGAGTTGCGGATTACGGATTCACTAAACTTATCGACTTATTGGAAGCGCTTACACATACTGTACAG GTGATGGGTGAAGGAAACAATCGTGTGGTAACATTGTCCCACCGAGCCCAAGTGCGTCGCTTTACTTCTGATTTGTTGCGAGTCCTAAAATCGAAAGCCAGCAAACAAGTAGCACTATCCGAATTTCCGAGCGTTTATGCTAGAGTAATAG CCAAACCATGGGACATTGTAGATTATGGAGTTTGCGAGATTAACGACATTCTTAGCGAAGTGTCTGAAAACACTGTCGTCGTCACCACGATCAACGGCGGAGATAAAATGATAGCAATACCAAAACGAGAACAAACTGCGGAAGAGATTGAACGAACGAAGCAATTCGCTGTAGAG GTTGTGGAATTATTACGACACGCGCCACACTGTAGGATGCAGTTTAATAAATTTGTGCCCTCGTACCATCATCATTTTGGCCATCAGTGTCGTGTGTCCGATTACGGTTTTACCAAATTGATCGAGCTGTTCGAGGCCATACCGGATGTGGTCAAGATCGAAGACAGCAATTCAGGAGAACGACAGATCTCCCTGACGGAAAAGGAAGGCGTCCGCGTACTTTCCGAACAAATGTCGAAACTGATCGTACGATCAAAAGGTTGTCTTAGTATCTCCAACATTCCACAATGTTTTCTCAGACAGTTTGGTTACGCGCTGAAACCAGAATTATTCGATTGCGCATCTATCCAGCAACTTATGCAGAAGCTTGGAGATACAGTGAAG GTGATGTATTTGGCGACTGGCCCGGTAGTTACGATGATAGATAAGTCTCATTTGCAAGAATTAACTTTACAATGTCGTCGGGTATTGATGGAGAAACCTGAACACAGAACGACGCTCAAAGAGTTCCAACAATTGTACAGCCAGtattatttgaaactatgcaACATGGACGAAGTGAAACAAAATCTGTCGAACGTTGTTCGG TTTACAACAGTCGATAACGAGGAATATATAGAGCTCAGTCCATTACATTGTTTCGCTTGTGACTTATACCGTGTGATGATGAATTATGGTGGAACATTGAGGCTTCCGCAATTCGAGAGTGCATATTTGACAAGTACAGGTTCTGTTTGTAAGCCTGCAAAATATGGGTTCTCAACGGTGTTCGCACTTTTGCAAGCCTTGTCTTGTACAGTTACGATACAGTTAACGCATCGTAAGAAAACAATTATACACCTAAACAAGAAACTTGCTG CTGTTGGTATACCATTGCCGGCACCCGCTTCTACATCGGTATCGTCGTATCGTGATACGGATTCCAGCAACGAATCGTTCGAAAGCGATACCTCATCCCGTGTCAACGTTTCCAACAATCCATTATCCTGCTCATTAAAATGGTCCGAACAAAATACTGAAATTCAGGTTCCTTGGAAGCAATGCGATGAAACCGCTCTTTGGTCCAAGGAATCTGACACGTACTGGAAGATGTCGACGTCGAAAGATCAATTGATCGATTGGTCGTTGCAAGAGAGTGGAAGCGAAATCTTTCTCAAAAGCTTGATGCGTACTCCTATCGTATCATCCACTTTTCCGCCACCGCCACCAAAACCAGATTCGCCGCCCGAG GAGAACAAAGATCGGTGGGAATCTTCAGTGTGGACGACTCCCACCAAATTCACGTATCCACAGGATGAACATACCAATGTACAA GTTCCTCCGCTAACCCTGCCTCCCTCTTGGAGTCAAATTGTGTCCGGTGATAGCGCATCCAACTTGCTATCACCAACAAAGAATCTGCTAACGGCTGCTGCAAATCCTTTGAATCCACGCACATCCCCTTACTTTTTCTCGAAACGCAACTTGGTTGTGGCTCCTCATCCTTCCGAACTGCCACTACCTTCCTTATCATTAACTCCAAAGAAGAACGTGTTAACAGAAAACATTATTAGCACACAAATCTTCGGGGACAAGCAAGAGAAACGTGTCAATAAATCAACAGATATAATTGGCTCTAAGAATTCTGACAACGATAGCAGCAACGCGGAGATCGATGATACCGATAACGAGAAACAAATCACTCCCACGAAGCAAT CGTTCACAGGGAAACGTCGCTTAGCTGCTCAGTTTAATCGACCCATCGAATCTTAA